From a single Brassica napus cultivar Da-Ae chromosome C9, Da-Ae, whole genome shotgun sequence genomic region:
- the LOC106350047 gene encoding putative protein TPRXL encodes MANPWATVRLSSVLSLSSCSSGDKRNLIPQDPPDLQAQLSQVQYPRLSPSLPSSNRSKVSVSSTDSASSLSSSPTGQKRSAAGPLSTNAATSSIDTEWNCQTNRASSPSLPNLNPILPLPSSATTSSPELEAPSQTLVLSDPIPSSSSPPPAVNPTTSLPKPTLVEKSEDLRISLFKDLLM; translated from the exons ATGGCGAACCCGTGGGCTACAGTCCGCCTCTCCTCTGTCCTGTCTCTGTCGTCCTGTTCCTCCGGTGATAAGAGAAACCTCATTCCCCAAGACCCTCCTGACCTTCAAGCCCAGCTTTCCCAGGTCCAATACCCTCGTCTCTCCCCTTCCCTTCCCTCCTCTAACCGTTCAAAAGTTTCAGTCTCCTCGACTGACTCTGCTTCCTCCCTATCCTCTTCTCCAACTGGCCAAAAGCGCTCTGCTGCTGGTCCTCTCTCAACTAATGCTGCTACTAGTAGTATTGATACTGAATGGAATTG TCAGACTAATAGAGCAAGTTCTCCCTCTCTACCAAACCTTAACCCTATCCTTCCCCTTCCATCATCTGCGACTACGAGCTCCCCTGAGCTTGAGGCTCCTTCTCAAACCCTTGTCCTCTCTGACCCTATCCCCTCCTCCTCATCCCCTCCTCCGGCCGTTAACCCTACTACCTCCTTACCAAAACCTACCCTTGTAGAAAAATCCGAAGATTTGAGGATAAGTCTCTTCAAAGACTTGCTCATGTAA